One genomic segment of Clavelina lepadiformis chromosome 3, kaClaLepa1.1, whole genome shotgun sequence includes these proteins:
- the LOC143448627 gene encoding uncharacterized protein LOC143448627 isoform X2 translates to MFSRSKKKSKRPVITRESIRHITSPKNISSLGTDLPLPPPPPRVSIESSGSATTESGNLLSSESTVLGQNRSERISKCLLAIIEKRKDESFQLNEENLEIITEHPDVADNSIAIISIFDRSRREFETLYNFFNFESSTEKIKRPVEEKCSLHEFSFSESPEYGTGLEPVVWFWKKFCVVKEPDGRKMVVLVMETEEDDFGNDLDLSVFNCSLTSLQLFVYEEWHVGQSQTTNALRKWMQAYEKSSKSVSLSEMFHMLTEGTYTIYECSCQVMDYLGSPEDNSDDDTFWENFQQALDGLRRGFDQDIWYHLFEKCSAMELGNKILTGKHLMELTKFLFEFLRKKTLHSGSAKKILSCQQQYTTVIKNYMDKMDPTKQNLTSSELKSKHEQEKSGILEKFSTSLEILLLHCPALADELVEGLEVEVDRNYLELEQKRFSLEIEIRRNLENQVSKSFKSYKQNWEEDSESARNSECARNNANEHFKKIGANISLVAEYNGKLEAKMKKFDESKAQQMKALMTKIQSLDKELADCTKKVLDLEDKNKAKDEQLINFNEEVIQRNRKIKQLEDENQQITEELSQTKAENQNLKDEISQMKQDEKNKILISTFIPSDKIFAVKGEEGFLGRGGFGCVRLGFTDPHGPVAIKCITVVGSRDSIKQTHDRIMEEIRHTKLSSNINVVRVEGYTHWPGAAAIVVEYMPGGDLHTFLTGRGRHGYEIPSIPAVIRLRFCADVTSGITFLHFGFFSDQRLTHGDLKSQNVLLTTDLRCKVSDFGGASFATSTNADPALGNQRSEFTAVYASPERLLNPGLRTSKKMDVYSTSMIIHEVVTRKPPFDVRMSRQDLISHVAHLGNRPSLEGVEELKQSLNDEEDVNIISLMQEEMVRCWSQHPEDRPSIMEVRDKFVGALLRKDQSIIAQHVADITKRIKIKIPDRREFVEKCAPIGQFTSHDIYA, encoded by the exons CCTGCTGGCGATTATAGAGAAGAGAAAAGATGAAAGTTTTCAGCTAAACGAAGAAAATCTTGAAATCATCACAGAGCATCCAGATGTGGCTGATAATTCAATCGCAATCATCTCAATATTTGATCGGAGTCGGAGAGAATTTGAAACTTTGTataatttctttaactttGAATCTTCTACCGAAAAG ATTAAGAGACCAGTAGAAGAGAAGTGCTCATTGCACGAGTTCTCATTCTCAGAATCACCTGAATATGGAACCGGCCTAGAACCAGTTGTTtggttttggaaaaaattttgtgtcGTTAAGGAACCTGATGGAAGAAAG ATGGTTGTTCTGGTTATGGAAACCGAAGAAGATGATTTTGGCAATGACCTCGACCTGTCTGTGTTTAATTGCTCATTAACTTCACTTCAACTCTTTGTCTATGAAGAGTGGCATGTTGGACAAAGTCAGACAACAAAT GCATTAAGAAAATGGATGCAAGCTTACGAGAAATCAAGCAAAAGTGTTTCATTGTCAGAG ATGTTCCATATGTTGACTGAAGGCACATACACAATCTATGAATGTTCCTGCCAAGTAATGGATTATCTCGGCTCTCCGGAAGACAATTCTGACGATGACACTTTTTGGGAGAATTTTCAACAAGCTTTGGACGGTCTTAGAAGGGGATTTGACCAAG ATATCTGGTATCATTTGTTCGAGAAATGTTCTGCCATGGAACTTGGCAACAAAATATTGACGGGGAAACATTTAATGGAATTAACTAAAttcctttttgaatttcttcgAAAGAAAACACTTCATTCTGGATCAGCAAAGAAG ATTCTATCTTGTCAACAGCAGTATACAACAGTAATAAAGAACTACATGGACAAGATG gATCCTACGAAGCAAAACTTGACATCATCGGAACTGAAGTCAAAGCACGAGCAGGAAAAGTCGggaattttagaaaaattttcaacttcCCTCGAGATTCTTTTGCTTCATTGTCCAGCATTAGCCGATGAGTTGGTGGAGGGATTGGAGGTGGAAGTTGACAGAAATTACCTGGAGCTTGAGCAGAAGAGGTTTAGTTTGGAG atTGAAATTCGAAGAAATCTTGAAAATCAAGTTTCAAAATCTTTCAAGagttacaaacaaaactgGGAG GAAGACAGTGAGAGTGCAAGGAACAGTGAGTGTGCAAGGAACAATGCgaatgaacatttcaaaaaaattggtgCAAATATTTCTCTTGTTGCTGAATATAACGGAAAACTTGAagcaaaaatgaagaaatttgaCGAGTCCAAAGCACAACAAATGAAAGCATTGATG ACAAAAATCCAATCCCTTGACAAGGAGTTGGCAGATTGTACGAAGAAGGTTCTAGACTTGGAagacaaaaacaaagcaaaagatGAG CAATTGATCAATTTTAATGAAGAAGTGATTCAAAGAAATAGAAAGATCAAACAACTTGAAGATGAAAACCAGCAGATTACTGAG GAATTGAGTCAGACAAAagctgaaaatcaaaatttaaaggATGAAATTTCTCAAATGAAGCAggatgaaaaaaataaaatcttg ATCTCGACATTCATACCGAGTGACAAGATCTTTGCAGTCAAAGGTGAGGAAGGCTTCCTTGGAAGAGGAGGATTTGGATGTGTCCGTCTTGGATTCACTGATCCTCATGGTCCTGTTGCCATCAAATGCATCACAGTAGTTGGGTCCAGAGACTCAATCAAACAAACTCATGACAG AATAATGGAGGAGATAAGACACACCAAGTTATCAAGCAACATCAACGTGGTTCGTGTGGAAGGATACACTCACTGGCCTGGTGCCGCAGCTATTGTAGTGGAGTATATGCCCGGTGGTGACTTGCACACTTTCCTGACCGGTCGTGGTAGGCATGGATACGAGATCCCAAGCATCCCTGCTGTCATCCGGCTTCGATTCTGCGCTGATGTGACAAGTGGCATCACTTTTCTTCATTTCGGATTCTTCTCTGATCAAAGATTGACTCACGGTGATCTAAAGAgtcaaaatgttttgctgaCAACTGACCTAAGATGCAAG GTGAGTGACTTTGGTGGAGCCAGCTTTGCAACATCCACAAATGCTGACCCAGCTCTTGGGAACCAAAGAAGTGAATTCACGGCTGTGTATGCTTCGCCGGAGCGCTTGTTGAATCCTGGACTTCGCACCAGCAAGAAGATGGATGTGTACAGCACCTCAATGATCATCCACGAGGTTGTGACCAGGAAGCCTCCATTCGATGTCCGGATGTCACGCCAGGATCTGATAAGTCACGTCGCTCATCTCGGCAACCGACCCAGCTTAGAAGGAGTGGAGGAGCTCAAACAGAGTCTGAATGATGAAGAGGATGTCAACATCATCAGTCTTATGCAGGAGGAGATGGTGAGATGCTGGAGTCAGCATCCGGAGGACAGACCATCCATCATGGAAGTTCGTGATAAGTtcgtcggagctctgttgagGAAGGATCAATCAATCATCGCTCAGCATGTTGCTGACATCACAAAgaggataaagattaaaaTTCCAGATCGTCGGGAGTTTGTGGAGAAATGTGCTCCCATTGGTCAGTTCACATCACATGACATCTATGCCTGA